The proteins below come from a single Synechococcus sp. WH 8101 genomic window:
- a CDS encoding polyribonucleotide nucleotidyltransferase translates to MQGQTQSISFDGREIRLTTGRYAPQAGGSVMIECGDTSVLVTATRSSGRDGIDFLPLICDYEERLYAAGRIPGSFMRREGRPPERATLISRLIDRPMRPLFPNWLRDDLQIVATCMSLDERVPADVLAVTGASMATLLAGIPFHGPMAAVRVGLLGDDFVLNPSYREIERGDLDLVVAGTPEGVVMVEAGANQLPEQDVIEAIDFGYEAVCELIKAQQEILKQAGIEQVIPPAPEQDATLPTYLEKQCSKPIGEVLKQFEQSKADRDAKLDAIRASTAETIQGLKEDDPVRQAVSANSKALPASFKALTKKLMRQQILKDGKRVDGRGLDEVRPISAAAGVLPKRVHGSGLFQRGLTQVLSTATLGTPSDAQEMDDLNPSTEKTYLHHYNFPPYSVGETKPMRSPGRREIGHGALAERAILPVLPAKDTFPYVVRVVSEVLSSNGSTSMGSVCGSTLALMDAGVPLKSPVSGAAMGLIKEGDEVRILTDIQGIEDFLGDMDFKVAGTDKGITALQMDMKITGLAVSTVAEAVNQARPARLHILEKMMQAIDTPREGLSPHAPRLLSFRIDPELIGTVIGPGGRTIKGITERTNTKIDIEDSGIVTIASHDGAAADEAQKIIEGLTRKVNEGEVFSGAITRIIPIGAFVEILPGKEGMIHISQLSEARVEKVEDVVKVGDEVTVRVREIDNRGRINLTLRGVPQNGEDAEPEPAPTPVAPLT, encoded by the coding sequence GTGCAAGGACAAACCCAGTCGATCTCCTTTGATGGACGGGAGATTCGACTGACCACAGGGCGGTATGCCCCCCAGGCCGGCGGCTCAGTGATGATCGAGTGCGGCGACACTTCGGTGCTGGTCACCGCCACCCGATCGAGCGGACGCGATGGTATCGATTTCCTCCCCCTCATCTGCGACTACGAAGAGCGGTTGTATGCCGCCGGTCGCATCCCTGGAAGCTTCATGCGCCGGGAGGGCCGTCCTCCAGAACGAGCCACCCTCATCTCCCGACTGATCGATCGGCCCATGCGGCCCCTGTTCCCGAACTGGCTCCGGGACGACCTGCAGATCGTGGCCACCTGCATGTCATTGGATGAGCGGGTTCCCGCTGATGTGCTGGCGGTGACAGGCGCCTCCATGGCCACCCTGCTGGCAGGCATTCCCTTCCACGGGCCGATGGCTGCCGTGCGTGTGGGGTTGCTCGGCGATGACTTCGTGCTCAACCCCAGCTACAGGGAGATCGAACGGGGTGACCTGGATCTTGTGGTGGCTGGCACCCCTGAGGGTGTGGTGATGGTGGAAGCCGGCGCGAACCAGCTCCCCGAACAAGATGTGATCGAAGCGATCGATTTCGGCTACGAGGCGGTCTGCGAACTGATCAAGGCGCAACAGGAGATTTTGAAACAGGCCGGCATTGAGCAGGTCATCCCCCCAGCCCCCGAACAGGACGCCACGCTTCCCACCTACCTGGAGAAGCAATGCAGCAAGCCGATCGGCGAGGTGCTCAAGCAGTTCGAGCAGAGCAAGGCCGACCGGGACGCCAAGCTCGATGCGATCAGGGCTTCCACGGCCGAAACGATCCAGGGCCTCAAGGAGGATGACCCGGTCCGGCAGGCCGTGAGCGCCAACAGCAAGGCCCTGCCGGCGTCGTTCAAAGCGCTCACGAAAAAGCTGATGCGCCAGCAGATCCTCAAGGATGGCAAGCGCGTCGACGGCCGCGGTCTTGATGAGGTGCGGCCAATCAGCGCCGCCGCCGGCGTGCTGCCCAAGCGCGTTCACGGCTCCGGCCTGTTCCAACGGGGTCTCACCCAGGTGCTCTCCACCGCCACTTTGGGCACCCCGAGTGACGCTCAGGAGATGGACGATCTCAATCCGAGCACGGAAAAAACCTATCTCCACCACTACAACTTCCCTCCTTACTCGGTCGGTGAGACCAAGCCGATGCGGTCCCCCGGCAGGCGGGAAATCGGCCACGGCGCCCTGGCTGAGCGGGCGATCCTGCCGGTGCTGCCCGCGAAGGACACCTTCCCCTACGTGGTGCGTGTGGTGAGTGAAGTGCTCAGCTCCAACGGCTCCACCTCCATGGGCTCCGTCTGCGGTAGCACTCTCGCCCTGATGGATGCTGGCGTTCCCCTCAAATCACCCGTGAGCGGCGCCGCCATGGGATTGATCAAAGAAGGCGATGAGGTGCGCATCCTCACCGATATCCAGGGAATTGAGGATTTCCTTGGCGACATGGATTTCAAGGTGGCGGGCACCGACAAGGGCATTACCGCGCTTCAGATGGACATGAAGATCACCGGACTGGCGGTGAGCACGGTCGCCGAGGCCGTGAACCAGGCCAGGCCGGCACGGCTGCACATCCTCGAGAAGATGATGCAGGCGATCGATACCCCCCGGGAGGGCCTCTCCCCCCATGCTCCGCGACTGCTCAGTTTCCGCATTGACCCTGAGCTGATCGGCACGGTGATTGGCCCTGGCGGCCGCACGATCAAGGGAATCACCGAACGCACCAACACCAAGATTGACATCGAAGACAGCGGCATCGTCACCATCGCCTCCCATGACGGGGCGGCGGCAGACGAGGCACAGAAAATCATCGAAGGACTGACCCGCAAGGTGAACGAAGGCGAGGTGTTCAGTGGCGCGATCACCCGGATCATTCCCATTGGTGCCTTTGTGGAAATCCTGCCCGGCAAGGAAGGGATGATCCACATCTCCCAGCTCTCGGAAGCACGGGTCGAGAAGGTGGAAGACGTGGTGAAGGTGGGCGATGAGGTGACGGTGCGTGTCCGTGAAATCGACAATCGCGGCCGCATCAACCTCACCCTGCGGGGCGTCCCTCAGAACGGCGAAGACGCTGAACCCGAACCGGCCCCCACCCCCGTTGCGCCCCTGACCTGA
- a CDS encoding right-handed parallel beta-helix repeat-containing protein, with protein MKFLRTALTGLALTFSASAAYAAEPASEYKVPQVRTNGGLRFQSEGAGTPNTLSGYIFAPLSQSEEGNVLFVDGFANWNFGGDLNDSNFGASTRLGYRWLSNDNGWMFGVNAGADTTPYEGDYNWQAGVGLEALNKNVELRANGYIPLSDSNQEVGRGYSGAYLSNNSLYLTNTYQDWITSYGGLDLEVGTPVARWDKGGLWLYAGYYYLDATVADGPDSSGFSARAEARIADNFAVGATYSYDDIFESKATGYIRYGTQPLNGDAAAEISRAEQALLAQRGLPVEREIDVRISQVRIEKGTQKAENPDTNEGWVIRCVGSNASGNDCDYSSLTAAVNAGDSDVILVADGKSTDLGGGSLAIPKGAVLSNGGNAPDLDTQYGTADLRDIYGAGNVNRRPTISNGTLTVASESAIEGFDFTNATITNRSTNNVSIRNNTFTGSVNGEGAIVFDGANDVVIAGNTITNPTTSALEGDANGSLIGRGIAVKNGNNIRITGNTVKGATGEGIYIENIGTSRNNTVSNNSVSDMRVDVDTNLEAGIFVRNNKDGYIAITGNTVKDNNQTSGTGFPNDRDDRNAADGIEVNICRGGVNLGGDGFTDGVAGACESNATLTAVINNNTVSNLQGAADGIDSNIGDNGRLNLTVKGNTVTGAGDEGFTLDAFGANTQATAVIANNTFKTSGSKGSIPGENGSTDGIAITLQENVSDTDFEASGIYDFTITGNTIAADTDNLASGVEDGDKAEGIKFTIGEKLREGNIKVTALIDNNTVTTRVGDGIEFDTLTEAEGNANVTYDVTISNNTVTQTNDATGAGAPDDKVKDLINIYFSENEGDQAATDNTYVTGQFTINNNTLKTNDGNVAKNDAIQIEGIGTSDKTSVKVTVKNQVQDQAVKIIKVNGQILADTVTNLEIEDNTITNPELSLLEGSSVESYIGRGIDVRNSNKVTIKDNVITGATGEGIYIENIGTSTDNIITGNTVSGMKASEDSNLEAGIFVRNNKDGYIAISGNTVKDNNLTSGKGFPADRGTNATDGIEVNICRGGENLGSDAFTDGVAGACDSNATLTAVIDQNVVSNLQGGADGIDANIGDNGRLILTVDQNTVTGVGDEGFTLDAFGANTQATVSITNNTLKTSGAKGAAPGEDGSTDGIAITLQENVSDTDFTASGVYNFTITGNTIEADTDNLAGTIERADKAEGIKFTINEGLKNGTTKVTAVIENNDIQTRIGDGIEFAVNEKAGEGVKFDADITINNNRIVQTNDNPVGSDNKDPRDLIKATFGEEAEGSITTGTFMITNNTVTSAAGAGDAFDYESQSTSTSNSFKFKIEGNNFSAADDKDLKIAVPAGFLGIFAPDGTTDFDAYLDSVNTGAETEITGSPEVFRF; from the coding sequence ATGAAATTTCTTCGGACCGCCCTGACCGGCCTTGCCCTGACCTTCTCCGCTTCTGCCGCCTATGCAGCCGAACCGGCGTCAGAGTACAAAGTGCCTCAAGTACGCACCAATGGTGGTCTGCGATTTCAGAGCGAGGGCGCTGGCACCCCGAACACTCTGAGCGGCTACATCTTTGCTCCGCTGTCCCAGAGCGAGGAGGGCAATGTGCTGTTCGTGGATGGTTTTGCCAACTGGAATTTCGGCGGAGATCTCAACGACAGCAACTTCGGCGCCAGCACCCGGCTTGGTTACCGCTGGCTAAGTAACGACAACGGCTGGATGTTTGGCGTTAACGCCGGTGCCGACACCACCCCTTATGAGGGTGATTACAACTGGCAGGCCGGCGTGGGCCTTGAAGCGCTCAACAAAAACGTGGAGCTGCGCGCCAACGGCTACATCCCTTTGAGCGACAGCAATCAAGAAGTGGGGCGGGGGTATTCAGGTGCCTATCTAAGCAATAACAGCCTGTATCTCACTAACACTTATCAAGACTGGATCACCAGCTACGGCGGTCTGGACCTGGAAGTCGGCACTCCCGTGGCCAGATGGGACAAGGGTGGCCTGTGGCTCTATGCCGGCTATTACTACCTCGACGCCACAGTGGCCGACGGCCCTGACAGCTCTGGCTTCAGCGCCCGGGCCGAAGCGCGCATCGCTGACAACTTCGCTGTAGGTGCCACTTACAGCTACGACGACATTTTTGAAAGCAAAGCGACCGGCTACATCCGCTACGGCACCCAGCCGCTCAACGGCGATGCTGCAGCGGAAATCTCCCGCGCCGAACAAGCCCTTCTCGCCCAGCGTGGCCTGCCCGTGGAGCGTGAAATTGATGTGCGCATCAGCCAGGTGCGGATCGAGAAAGGCACCCAAAAAGCTGAAAATCCTGACACCAATGAAGGTTGGGTGATTCGTTGCGTCGGCAGCAATGCCAGCGGCAACGACTGCGACTACAGCAGCCTGACTGCCGCCGTGAATGCTGGCGACAGCGACGTGATCCTGGTGGCGGATGGCAAATCCACCGATCTGGGTGGTGGCAGCCTGGCGATTCCCAAAGGCGCCGTGCTGAGCAACGGCGGCAATGCACCCGATCTCGACACTCAATACGGCACGGCAGACCTGCGCGACATCTATGGCGCCGGCAACGTCAACCGTAGGCCGACCATCAGCAACGGCACCCTGACGGTGGCAAGCGAGAGCGCCATCGAAGGCTTTGACTTCACCAACGCCACAATCACCAATCGCAGCACCAACAACGTCAGCATCCGGAACAACACCTTCACCGGCTCGGTGAATGGTGAAGGTGCCATCGTCTTCGACGGTGCCAACGATGTGGTGATTGCTGGCAACACCATCACCAATCCCACCACCAGCGCCTTAGAGGGTGATGCCAATGGCAGCCTGATCGGCCGCGGTATCGCGGTGAAGAACGGAAACAACATCCGCATCACCGGAAACACCGTGAAGGGTGCCACTGGCGAAGGCATCTACATCGAAAACATCGGCACCAGCCGCAACAACACGGTGAGCAACAACAGCGTGAGCGACATGCGGGTGGATGTTGACACCAACCTCGAAGCAGGCATCTTCGTTCGCAACAACAAAGACGGTTACATCGCCATCACCGGCAATACCGTGAAGGACAACAACCAAACATCCGGAACAGGATTCCCCAATGATCGGGATGACAGAAATGCAGCCGACGGTATCGAGGTGAATATCTGCCGTGGTGGAGTGAACCTAGGTGGCGACGGATTCACAGATGGAGTAGCAGGAGCCTGCGAAAGCAACGCAACTCTGACCGCGGTGATCAACAACAACACGGTCAGCAACCTCCAAGGAGCCGCCGATGGCATCGACTCCAACATCGGTGACAATGGTCGCCTAAATCTCACCGTAAAGGGCAACACTGTCACCGGTGCCGGCGACGAAGGATTCACCCTTGATGCCTTCGGTGCTAACACTCAGGCCACGGCAGTAATCGCCAACAACACCTTCAAAACCTCGGGTTCCAAGGGTTCAATCCCCGGCGAAAATGGATCCACCGACGGCATCGCGATTACTTTGCAGGAGAATGTCTCCGATACCGATTTTGAGGCATCTGGAATCTATGACTTCACAATCACCGGCAATACGATTGCCGCAGACACGGACAATCTGGCCAGCGGGGTTGAAGACGGCGACAAAGCAGAGGGCATAAAATTCACGATTGGCGAAAAACTCAGGGAAGGCAACATTAAAGTTACCGCCTTGATCGACAACAACACCGTGACGACTCGCGTGGGTGATGGAATTGAATTCGACACCCTCACGGAAGCCGAAGGCAACGCCAACGTTACCTACGACGTCACCATCAGCAACAACACAGTCACCCAAACGAATGACGCCACAGGAGCAGGCGCCCCTGACGACAAAGTTAAAGATCTGATCAACATCTACTTCAGCGAAAACGAAGGCGATCAGGCGGCAACAGATAACACCTACGTCACAGGTCAATTCACGATCAACAACAACACATTAAAAACAAATGATGGCAATGTTGCCAAAAACGACGCAATCCAGATTGAAGGCATCGGCACTAGCGACAAGACCAGCGTGAAGGTCACCGTCAAGAACCAGGTTCAAGATCAGGCGGTGAAAATCATCAAGGTGAACGGCCAGATCCTTGCGGACACTGTCACCAACCTTGAGATCGAAGACAACACCATCACCAACCCTGAGCTGAGCCTGCTCGAAGGTTCTTCAGTGGAGAGCTACATCGGTCGCGGCATCGATGTGCGCAACAGCAACAAGGTGACGATCAAAGACAACGTGATCACTGGCGCCACCGGCGAAGGCATCTACATCGAAAACATCGGCACAAGCACCGACAACATCATCACCGGCAACACCGTGTCGGGAATGAAGGCCAGCGAAGACTCCAACCTGGAAGCAGGCATCTTCGTTCGCAACAACAAAGACGGTTACATCGCCATCTCGGGTAATACCGTGAAGGACAACAACCTCACTTCCGGCAAGGGCTTCCCCGCTGACCGTGGCACGAACGCCACCGACGGCATCGAGGTGAACATCTGCCGCGGTGGTGAGAACCTTGGCTCCGATGCCTTCACCGACGGTGTGGCCGGAGCTTGCGACAGCAATGCCACTCTCACCGCAGTGATTGATCAGAACGTTGTGAGCAATCTCCAAGGTGGTGCTGACGGCATCGACGCCAACATTGGTGACAACGGCCGCCTGATCCTCACCGTGGATCAGAACACCGTGACGGGCGTCGGCGACGAGGGCTTCACCCTCGATGCCTTCGGTGCCAACACCCAGGCCACCGTCTCCATCACGAACAACACCCTGAAAACCTCCGGCGCCAAGGGTGCAGCCCCTGGGGAAGACGGCTCCACCGATGGCATCGCCATCACCCTGCAGGAGAACGTGTCTGACACCGACTTCACCGCATCGGGTGTCTACAACTTCACGATCACCGGCAACACAATCGAAGCCGACACCGACAACCTGGCCGGCACCATTGAGCGCGCCGACAAAGCGGAAGGCATCAAATTCACCATCAATGAAGGGCTTAAGAACGGCACCACCAAGGTGACCGCTGTGATCGAGAACAACGACATCCAAACCCGGATCGGTGATGGCATCGAGTTCGCGGTGAACGAGAAAGCCGGTGAGGGTGTGAAGTTCGATGCCGACATCACCATCAACAACAACCGCATCGTCCAGACCAACGACAATCCTGTTGGTTCTGACAACAAGGATCCGCGTGATCTGATCAAGGCCACCTTCGGCGAGGAGGCGGAAGGCTCCATCACCACTGGCACCTTCATGATCACCAACAACACGGTGACCAGCGCCGCTGGAGCCGGTGATGCGTTCGACTACGAGAGCCAGAGCACGTCCACCAGCAACAGCTTCAAGTTCAAGATCGAAGGCAATAATTTCTCCGCTGCCGACGACAAAGACCTGAAGATCGCTGTCCCTGCTGGATTCCTCGGCATCTTTGCCCCCGACGGCACCACCGATTTCGATGCTTATCTCGACAGTGTGAATACTGGAGCCGAAACTGAAATCACTGGTTCCCCCGAAGTGTTCCGCTTCTGA
- a CDS encoding 3'(2'),5'-bisphosphate nucleotidase CysQ: MMPSPLTLPAGIDLESLLEALRRLSWGASDILRAYARGEQPPHGFPKALSVDVGGEGPVSAADLAVNKWLLDGLSTAFPDADWTLLSEETAKEQLTEGQPVPAEWLWILDPLDGTKDFLQGTGEYAVHLALVRDKRPVLGVVLLPEADELWIGLVGEGAWCEDRQGERSPVRFSDRTTVSDLILVASRSHRDERLVRLIDALELGGSKAVGSVGFKVATILRGETDLYISLSGRSAPKDWDMAAPEAVLLAAGGRFTHADQANLTYNTGDVRQAGCLIASHGKAHAELGERATRAMAEIDPGFAV, encoded by the coding sequence ATGATGCCGAGCCCCCTGACCTTGCCCGCCGGGATCGATCTGGAGTCGCTATTGGAAGCCCTGCGTCGACTGAGTTGGGGCGCCTCCGACATCTTGCGGGCCTATGCCCGCGGCGAGCAGCCCCCGCATGGTTTTCCCAAGGCGTTGAGTGTGGATGTCGGCGGGGAGGGCCCGGTGTCTGCGGCTGACCTGGCCGTGAACAAATGGTTGCTGGACGGTCTGTCCACCGCGTTCCCCGATGCCGACTGGACGCTGCTCAGTGAGGAGACCGCCAAAGAGCAGCTCACGGAGGGGCAACCTGTGCCGGCCGAATGGCTGTGGATTCTTGATCCCCTGGATGGCACCAAGGATTTTCTGCAGGGCACAGGCGAATACGCCGTTCATCTGGCTCTGGTGCGTGACAAGCGGCCTGTACTTGGTGTTGTGTTGCTGCCGGAAGCCGATGAGCTTTGGATCGGTCTCGTTGGTGAGGGTGCTTGGTGTGAAGACCGTCAGGGTGAGCGGTCACCGGTTCGTTTCAGCGACAGAACCACGGTTTCAGATCTGATCTTGGTGGCCAGCCGCAGCCACCGCGACGAGCGTCTGGTCAGGTTGATAGATGCCCTCGAGCTCGGCGGTTCCAAAGCAGTGGGCAGCGTTGGCTTCAAGGTGGCCACGATCCTGAGAGGCGAAACCGATCTCTACATCTCCCTCTCCGGTCGGAGTGCCCCCAAGGACTGGGACATGGCGGCTCCGGAAGCGGTGCTGCTCGCGGCTGGTGGTCGCTTCACCCACGCCGATCAGGCCAACCTCACCTACAACACCGGCGATGTTCGTCAGGCCGGCTGTCTGATCGCCAGCCATGGAAAAGCCCACGCCGAGCTTGGAGAGCGTGCGACACGGGCCATGGCCGAGATCGATCCCGGTTTTGCGGTCTAG
- the rsmI gene encoding 16S rRNA (cytidine(1402)-2'-O)-methyltransferase, whose translation MKQRAEPDAGVLYVVGTPIGHLGDLSPRAKALLLTVDTIACEDTRHSGLLLSTIGSTARRCSFHQHNTRSRIPQLLAELAQGLSVAVISDAGLPGISDPGEALVAAARSAGHAVICIPGPCAATTALVSSGLPSDRFCFEGFLPTKSKERRERLAALATETRTTVLYEAPHRLLQLLEELAGPCGGERRLQVARELTKRHEEQVGPTISAALQHFRRHPPQGECTLVLGGAAPQEQPERDATAWRQELEALIRAGMSANAAAKHLASRSGRSKRELYALLHHTAEAADWPEPNGT comes from the coding sequence GTGAAGCAGCGGGCCGAACCGGATGCCGGAGTGCTCTACGTGGTGGGCACACCCATCGGACATCTCGGGGATCTCTCGCCTCGAGCCAAAGCGCTGCTGCTGACCGTTGACACCATTGCCTGCGAAGACACCCGCCACAGCGGCCTACTGCTCAGCACCATCGGCTCGACGGCCCGCCGCTGCAGCTTCCACCAGCACAACACACGAAGCCGGATCCCCCAGCTGCTGGCAGAACTGGCGCAGGGCCTCAGCGTGGCCGTCATCAGTGACGCGGGCTTGCCGGGCATCAGCGATCCAGGCGAAGCGCTGGTGGCGGCAGCCCGCAGCGCCGGCCATGCCGTGATCTGCATTCCCGGTCCCTGCGCTGCCACCACAGCCCTGGTGAGCAGTGGCCTGCCCAGCGACCGCTTCTGCTTCGAGGGCTTCCTGCCCACCAAAAGCAAGGAGCGGCGCGAGCGCCTGGCAGCCCTTGCAACGGAGACACGCACAACCGTGCTCTACGAGGCTCCGCACCGACTCCTGCAGCTGCTGGAGGAACTGGCAGGTCCATGCGGCGGCGAGCGCCGCCTGCAGGTGGCGCGAGAGCTGACCAAGCGGCATGAAGAACAGGTGGGGCCCACGATCAGCGCAGCGCTCCAACACTTCCGCCGCCACCCCCCCCAGGGGGAATGCACCCTGGTGCTGGGCGGAGCAGCACCACAGGAGCAACCGGAGCGGGATGCAACGGCCTGGCGCCAGGAGCTGGAGGCCCTGATCAGGGCAGGAATGAGCGCCAATGCCGCTGCCAAACATCTGGCAAGCCGCAGTGGTCGGTCCAAACGGGAGCTCTATGCCTTGCTGCACCACACGGCTGAGGCAGCAGACTGGCCTGAGCCCAATGGGACGTGA